Proteins co-encoded in one Streptomyces roseochromogenus subsp. oscitans DS 12.976 genomic window:
- the zwf gene encoding glucose-6-phosphate dehydrogenase, with product MTPLAGFPASGANPLRDPADRRLPRIAGPSGLVIFGVTGDLSRKKLMPAVYDLANRGLLPPGFSLVGFARREWENEDFAAEVHDAVKAHARTPFREEVWQQLIQGMRFVQGTFDDDDAFERLRATIEELDKAQGTGGNFAFYLSVPPRSFPVVIQQLKKHGLADQTGGSWRRAVIEKPFGHDLKSAEELNKVVHEVFEPDQVFRIDHYLGKETVQNILALRFANTMFEPIWNRSFVDHVQITMAEDIGIGGRAGYYDGIGAARDVIQNHLLQLMALTAMEEPASFGADALAAEKEKVLGAVRLPKDLGSSTVRGQYASGWQGGEKVIGYLEEEGIDPKSKTDTYAAIKLGIDNRRWAGVPFYLRTGKRLGRRVTEIAVVFQRAPHSPFDHTATEELGQNAIVIRVQPDEGITVRFGSKVPGTSMEIRDVSMDFAYGESFTESSPEAYERLILDVLLGDANLFPRTEEVELSWKILDPIEEHWDKHGRPAQYPSGTWGPAEADEMLARDGRSWRRP from the coding sequence TTGACCCCTCTTGCCGGGTTTCCCGCTTCCGGAGCGAACCCGCTTCGTGACCCGGCCGACCGACGGCTCCCGCGTATCGCGGGGCCGTCGGGTCTGGTCATCTTCGGTGTCACGGGCGACCTGTCCCGCAAGAAGCTGATGCCCGCGGTGTACGACCTCGCCAACCGGGGTCTGCTGCCGCCGGGCTTCTCGCTGGTGGGCTTCGCCCGCCGCGAGTGGGAGAACGAGGACTTCGCCGCCGAGGTCCACGACGCAGTCAAGGCGCACGCCCGTACGCCGTTCCGGGAGGAGGTCTGGCAGCAGCTCATCCAGGGGATGCGCTTCGTGCAGGGCACCTTCGACGACGACGATGCCTTCGAGCGGCTGCGCGCCACCATCGAGGAGCTGGACAAGGCGCAGGGCACGGGCGGCAACTTCGCCTTCTACCTGTCGGTGCCGCCGCGCTCCTTCCCGGTGGTCATCCAGCAGCTGAAGAAGCACGGGCTGGCCGACCAGACCGGCGGTTCCTGGCGGCGCGCGGTCATCGAGAAGCCGTTCGGCCACGACCTGAAGTCGGCCGAGGAGCTGAACAAGGTCGTGCACGAGGTGTTCGAGCCGGACCAGGTGTTCCGCATCGACCACTACCTCGGCAAGGAGACCGTCCAGAACATCCTGGCGCTGCGCTTCGCCAACACCATGTTCGAGCCGATCTGGAACCGGTCCTTCGTGGACCATGTGCAGATCACCATGGCCGAGGACATCGGCATCGGCGGCCGCGCCGGCTACTACGACGGCATCGGCGCCGCCCGTGACGTCATCCAGAACCACCTGCTCCAGCTCATGGCCCTCACGGCCATGGAGGAGCCCGCCTCCTTCGGCGCGGACGCGCTGGCCGCGGAGAAGGAGAAGGTGCTCGGTGCCGTACGGCTGCCGAAGGACCTGGGCAGCAGCACCGTGCGCGGTCAGTACGCGAGCGGCTGGCAGGGCGGTGAGAAGGTCATCGGTTACCTCGAAGAGGAGGGCATCGACCCGAAGTCGAAGACCGACACCTACGCCGCGATCAAGCTGGGGATCGACAACCGCCGCTGGGCGGGTGTCCCCTTCTACCTGCGCACCGGCAAGCGCCTCGGCCGGCGCGTGACGGAGATCGCGGTCGTCTTCCAGCGGGCCCCGCACTCCCCGTTCGACCACACGGCGACCGAGGAGCTGGGCCAGAACGCGATCGTCATCCGCGTCCAGCCCGACGAGGGCATCACGGTCCGCTTCGGCTCCAAGGTGCCGGGCACCTCGATGGAGATCCGGGACGTCTCCATGGACTTCGCCTACGGCGAGTCCTTCACGGAGTCCAGCCCGGAGGCGTACGAGCGCCTAATCCTGGACGTGCTGCTCGGCGACGCCAACCTCTTCCCGCGCACGGAGGAGGTCGAGCTGTCCTGGAAGATCCTCGACCCGATCGAGGAGCACTGGGACAAGCACGGCAGGCCCGCGCAGTACCCGTCGGGCACCTGGGGCCCCGCCGAGGCGGACGAGATGCTCGCACGAGACGGACGGAGCTGGCGCCGGCCATGA
- a CDS encoding carbohydrate ABC transporter permease, translated as MNAIRRGLGNGLVQAFLVVIGLVWLTPLAGLFLSSLRSAQDTAKGGWWTALASPGQLSFGNYTALLKNSGMTQAFWNTVLISVPATTLVVVIAALAGYAFAWLDFPLREPLFLLVVALLVVPVQIGLLPVAKLFGALGLFGTIPGVVLFHVAYGLPFAVFLLRNYFAEMPKEMLEAARMDGGSEWRIFTRLVLPVGRPAIASLAIFQFLWVWNDMLVALLFADSSSQPLTVELQSQIRQFGSNIDVLAPGAFLSLIVPVVVFFAFQRHFVQGVMAGSVK; from the coding sequence ATGAACGCGATCAGGCGGGGCCTGGGCAACGGCCTGGTGCAGGCCTTCCTGGTGGTGATCGGCCTGGTCTGGCTGACTCCGCTGGCGGGCCTGTTCCTCTCCTCCCTCCGCTCGGCCCAGGACACCGCGAAGGGCGGCTGGTGGACGGCCCTGGCCAGCCCCGGCCAGCTGTCCTTCGGCAACTACACGGCGCTGCTGAAGAACTCCGGGATGACCCAGGCCTTCTGGAACACGGTCCTGATCTCGGTACCGGCGACGACACTCGTCGTGGTCATCGCCGCCCTCGCCGGATACGCCTTCGCCTGGCTGGACTTCCCGCTCCGTGAGCCCCTCTTCCTGCTGGTGGTGGCCCTGTTGGTGGTGCCGGTGCAGATCGGACTGCTGCCCGTGGCCAAACTCTTCGGCGCACTGGGCCTGTTCGGCACGATCCCCGGCGTCGTCCTCTTCCATGTGGCCTACGGCCTCCCCTTCGCCGTCTTCCTCCTGCGCAACTACTTCGCGGAGATGCCGAAGGAGATGCTGGAGGCGGCGCGGATGGACGGCGGCAGCGAGTGGCGCATCTTCACCCGGCTGGTCCTGCCGGTGGGGCGTCCGGCGATCGCCTCGCTCGCGATCTTCCAGTTCCTGTGGGTCTGGAACGACATGCTCGTCGCCCTGCTCTTCGCCGACAGCTCCTCCCAGCCGCTCACCGTGGAACTCCAGTCCCAGATCCGGCAGTTCGGCAGCAACATCGACGTGCTGGCACCGGGCGCGTTCCTGTCACTGATCGTGCCGGTGGTGGTGTTCTTCGCGTTCCAGCGGCACTTCGTGCAGGGCGTGATGGCGGGGTCCGTGAAGTGA
- the pgl gene encoding 6-phosphogluconolactonase, with protein MSTPQLVVHRDKDLMAQAAAARLITKIVDAQASRGHASVVLTGGRNGNGLLAALAAAPARDAIDWTRLDLWWGDERYLPEGDPERNVTQARAALLDSVPLDPERVHAMPASDGPYGTDVEAAAEAYAAELAKAAGPENHGSVPTFDVLMLGVGPDTHVASLFPELPAVRETERTVVGVHGAPKPPPTRITLTLPAIRSAREVWLLAAGRDKAEAAAIALSGAGEIQAPAAGAYGRSRTLWLLDSAAASQLPRSLYPPASP; from the coding sequence GTGAGCACTCCCCAGCTGGTCGTCCACCGCGACAAGGACCTGATGGCGCAGGCCGCCGCGGCCCGCCTGATCACGAAGATCGTGGACGCGCAGGCCTCCCGTGGCCATGCGTCCGTGGTCCTCACGGGCGGCCGCAACGGCAACGGCCTGCTGGCCGCGCTGGCGGCGGCACCGGCCCGGGACGCCATCGACTGGACCCGGCTCGACCTGTGGTGGGGCGACGAGCGCTATCTGCCGGAGGGCGACCCCGAGCGCAATGTCACACAGGCCCGCGCGGCCCTGCTGGACTCCGTACCGCTGGACCCGGAGCGCGTGCACGCCATGCCCGCCTCCGACGGCCCGTACGGTACGGACGTCGAGGCGGCCGCGGAGGCGTACGCGGCGGAGCTGGCGAAGGCTGCCGGGCCGGAGAACCACGGCTCGGTGCCCACCTTCGACGTGCTCATGCTGGGCGTCGGCCCGGACACCCATGTGGCCTCGCTCTTCCCGGAGTTGCCGGCCGTACGGGAGACCGAGCGCACGGTGGTCGGCGTGCACGGCGCGCCCAAGCCGCCGCCGACCCGGATCACCCTGACCCTGCCGGCGATCCGCTCGGCTCGCGAGGTGTGGCTGCTCGCGGCCGGCCGGGACAAGGCGGAGGCCGCGGCCATCGCCCTGTCCGGCGCGGGTGAGATCCAGGCGCCGGCGGCGGGGGCGTACGGCCGCTCCCGCACACTGTGGCTCCTGGACTCGGCGGCGGCCTCGCAGCTGCCGCGCTCGCTGTATCCGCCGGCGTCGCCGTGA
- a CDS encoding heme o synthase, producing the protein MSLSGVCVTAVESRPGGTSQALKALGEGVLGGASQSPVHRPFGARVKAFVALTKPRIIELLLITTVPVMFLAQQGVPDLKLVLLTCVGGYLSAGGANALNMYIDRDIDALMDRTAQRPLVTGMVSPRECLAFGITLAVVSTLLFGLTVNWLSAWLSLGALLFYVVVYTMILKRRTSQNIVWGGIAGCMPVLIGWSAVTDSLSWAPVILFMVIFFWTPPHYWPLSMKVKEDYARVGVPMLPVIASNKVVAQQIVIYSWVMVAVSLLLTPLGYTGWFYTAVALAAGGWWLWEAHSLQNRAKAEVTGAKLKEMRLFHWSITYVSLLFVAIAVDPFLR; encoded by the coding sequence ATGTCTCTGTCAGGGGTGTGCGTGACGGCCGTCGAATCCCGTCCTGGGGGCACCTCCCAGGCCCTTAAGGCACTGGGGGAGGGCGTGCTGGGTGGTGCGAGCCAGAGCCCGGTTCACCGGCCGTTCGGGGCCCGTGTCAAGGCGTTCGTGGCGCTGACCAAGCCACGGATCATCGAGCTGCTGCTCATCACCACCGTTCCGGTGATGTTCCTCGCACAGCAGGGTGTGCCCGACCTGAAGCTGGTCCTGCTGACCTGCGTCGGCGGCTACCTCTCGGCGGGCGGCGCCAACGCGCTGAACATGTACATCGACCGGGACATCGACGCCCTGATGGACCGCACCGCGCAGCGGCCGCTGGTGACCGGCATGGTCAGCCCGCGCGAGTGCCTGGCCTTCGGCATCACCCTCGCGGTCGTCTCGACGCTGCTCTTCGGCCTCACCGTCAACTGGCTGAGCGCCTGGCTCTCACTCGGCGCACTCCTCTTCTATGTGGTCGTCTACACGATGATCCTCAAGCGGCGTACGTCGCAGAACATCGTGTGGGGCGGCATCGCGGGATGCATGCCCGTGCTCATCGGCTGGTCGGCCGTGACGGACTCGCTTTCCTGGGCGCCGGTCATCCTCTTCATGGTGATCTTCTTCTGGACCCCGCCGCACTACTGGCCGCTGTCCATGAAGGTCAAGGAGGACTACGCGCGCGTGGGCGTGCCGATGCTGCCGGTCATCGCTTCCAACAAGGTCGTCGCCCAGCAGATCGTCATCTACAGCTGGGTGATGGTCGCCGTCTCCCTGCTCCTCACCCCGCTCGGCTACACCGGCTGGTTCTACACGGCCGTCGCGCTGGCCGCCGGCGGATGGTGGCTGTGGGAGGCGCACTCGCTGCAGAACCGGGCCAAGGCCGAGGTCACCGGCGCGAAGCTGAAGGAGATGCGGCTGTTCCACTGGTCGATCACCTACGTCTCGCTGCTGTTCGTGGCGATCGCGGTGGACCCGTTCCTGCGCTGA
- the opcA gene encoding glucose-6-phosphate dehydrogenase assembly protein OpcA yields MKIDLTDTTAGDINKALVQGRRAIGTPAVGMVLTLVIVTDEENAYDALRAANDASREHPSRTLVVIKRVSRSPRDRTTSRLDAEVRVGADAGTGETVVLRLYGEVVEHADSVVLPLLLPDAPVVVWWPVNAPLDPAKDPLGRLAQRRVTDTYAAEQPVRELSARADAYTPGDTDLSWTRITPWRSMLAAALDQVTCTVRGVEVEGEEFNPSCELLAMWLADRLDVPVRRSLSSGPGLTAVRMETTCGPIVLDRADGSLATLSIEGQPARAVALKRRETAELIAEELRRLDPDDTYASALRYGVERLNTAPEKAASQEAASQEAASQEAAEPASEPAPAKKAAAKTAKKAPARKATAK; encoded by the coding sequence ATGAAGATCGACCTGACCGACACCACCGCAGGCGACATCAACAAGGCGCTCGTGCAGGGCCGCCGCGCCATCGGCACCCCCGCCGTGGGCATGGTCCTCACCCTCGTCATCGTCACCGACGAGGAGAACGCCTATGACGCGCTGCGGGCCGCCAACGACGCGTCACGCGAGCACCCTTCGCGCACGCTGGTGGTCATCAAGCGGGTCTCCCGCTCCCCGCGCGACCGTACGACGTCCCGGCTGGACGCCGAGGTGCGGGTGGGCGCGGACGCGGGCACCGGCGAGACGGTCGTGCTGCGGCTGTACGGCGAGGTCGTCGAGCACGCCGACTCGGTCGTGCTGCCGCTGCTGCTGCCGGACGCGCCGGTGGTCGTGTGGTGGCCGGTGAACGCCCCGCTGGACCCGGCGAAGGACCCGCTGGGCAGGCTGGCCCAGCGCCGGGTCACCGACACCTACGCCGCCGAGCAGCCGGTGCGGGAGCTGTCCGCCCGAGCCGATGCCTACACGCCCGGTGACACCGACCTGTCCTGGACCCGGATCACGCCGTGGCGTTCGATGCTCGCGGCGGCCCTGGACCAGGTCACCTGCACGGTGCGGGGCGTCGAGGTGGAGGGCGAGGAGTTCAACCCCAGCTGTGAGCTGCTGGCGATGTGGCTCGCGGACCGGCTGGACGTCCCCGTCAGGCGCTCCCTGTCGTCCGGCCCGGGGCTGACGGCCGTCCGTATGGAGACGACCTGCGGCCCGATCGTGCTGGACCGCGCGGACGGTTCGCTGGCCACGCTGTCCATCGAGGGCCAGCCGGCCCGGGCGGTGGCGCTGAAGCGGCGGGAGACCGCCGAGCTGATCGCGGAGGAGCTGCGCCGGCTCGACCCGGACGACACCTACGCGTCGGCGCTGCGCTATGGCGTGGAGCGGCTGAACACGGCACCGGAGAAGGCGGCTTCTCAGGAGGCGGCTTCTCAGGAGGCGGCTTCTCAGGAGGCGGCCGAGCCGGCTTCTGAGCCCGCGCCCGCCAAGAAGGCCGCGGCCAAGACCGCCAAGAAGGCACCGGCGAGGAAGGCGACGGCGAAGTGA
- the tal gene encoding transaldolase, with translation MTDALKRLSEEGVAIWLDDLSRKRITSGNLAELIDQQHVVGVTTNPTIFQKAISGGDGYQQQVTDLAARKVTVEEAIRMITTADVRDAADILRPVFDATGGQDGRVSIEVDPRLAHNTTATVAEAKQLAWLVDRPNTLIKIPATKAGLPAITEVIGLGISVNVTLIFSLERYREVMAAYLAGLEKAKERGLDLSLIRSVASFFVSRVDTEIDKRLNALGTDEAKALRGKAAVANARLAYQAYEEVFSSERWNALENAGANKQRPLWASTGVKDPAYPDTLYVTELVAPNTVNTMPEATLEATDDHGVITGDTIAGTYGQARAEIDAIEKLGISYDDVVQVLEDEGVEKFEASWNDLLKSTQAVLERLAPSEG, from the coding sequence ATGACAGACGCACTCAAGCGCCTCTCCGAAGAAGGCGTCGCGATCTGGCTGGACGACCTGTCGCGCAAGCGGATCACGTCCGGCAACCTCGCCGAGCTGATCGACCAGCAGCACGTCGTGGGCGTCACCACCAACCCGACGATCTTCCAGAAGGCGATCAGCGGCGGTGACGGCTACCAGCAGCAGGTCACGGACCTCGCCGCCCGCAAGGTCACCGTCGAAGAGGCCATCCGCATGATCACCACGGCGGACGTCCGCGACGCCGCCGACATCCTGCGCCCCGTCTTCGACGCCACCGGCGGTCAGGACGGCCGGGTCTCCATCGAGGTGGACCCGCGTCTCGCGCACAACACGACGGCCACCGTCGCCGAGGCCAAGCAGCTGGCCTGGCTGGTCGACCGGCCCAACACGCTGATCAAGATCCCGGCCACCAAGGCGGGTCTGCCGGCGATCACCGAGGTCATCGGCCTCGGTATCAGCGTCAACGTCACGCTGATCTTCTCCCTGGAGCGCTACCGCGAGGTCATGGCCGCCTACCTGGCCGGCCTGGAGAAGGCGAAGGAGCGCGGCCTGGACCTGTCGCTCATCCGTTCCGTGGCGTCCTTCTTCGTGTCCCGCGTGGACACCGAGATCGACAAGCGCCTGAACGCCCTCGGCACCGACGAGGCCAAGGCGCTGCGCGGCAAGGCCGCCGTCGCCAACGCGCGCCTCGCCTACCAGGCGTACGAGGAGGTCTTCTCCTCGGAGCGCTGGAACGCGCTGGAGAACGCGGGCGCCAACAAGCAGCGTCCGCTGTGGGCGTCGACCGGTGTGAAGGACCCGGCGTACCCGGACACGCTGTACGTCACCGAGCTGGTCGCGCCGAACACGGTCAACACCATGCCGGAGGCCACGCTGGAGGCCACCGACGACCACGGCGTGATCACCGGCGACACCATCGCCGGCACCTACGGGCAGGCGCGCGCCGAAATCGACGCGATCGAGAAGCTCGGCATCTCGTACGACGACGTGGTGCAGGTACTGGAGGACGAGGGCGTCGAGAAGTTCGAGGCGTCCTGGAACGACCTGCTGAAGTCCACCCAGGCGGTGCTCGAGCGCCTCGCCCCTTCGGAGGGCTGA
- the tkt gene encoding transketolase, which translates to MSTKPTTTDLEWTDLDQRAVDTARVLAADAVQKVGNGHPGTAMSLAPAAYTLFQKVMRHDPADPEWVGRDRFVLSAGHSSLTLYTQLYLAGFGLELEDLESFRTWGSKTPGHPEYGHTKGVETTTGPLGQGVANAVGMAMAARYERGLFDPDAPQGESPFDHFIYCIAGDGCLQEGISAEASSLAGHQKLGNLILLWDDNHISIEGDTETAVSEDTVKRYEAYGWHVQRVEAQDDGDLDPQAIFAAIQEAKKVTDKPSFIAMRSIIAWPAPNAQNTEAAHGSALGEEEVAATKRVLGFDPEQHFAVEDEVITHTRRALERGAQAKAEWEKSLQLWRDDNPERGAEFDRISKGELPTGWEEKIPVFEPGKGIATRAASGKVLQALGAVVPELWGGSADLAGSNNTTIDKDSSFLPEGNPLPEAKPYGRTIHFGIREHSMGAEMNGITLHGNTRVYGGTFLVFSDYMRNAVRLSALMHLPVTYVWTHDSIGLGEDGPTHQPVEHLASLRAIPGLNVVRPADANETAIAWREILKRYTKEFGKGQPHGLALTRQGVPTYEPNEDAARGGYVLFEAEGGQPQVILIATGSEVHVAVEARERLQAEGVPTRVVSMPSVEWFEEQDQGYRDSVLPPSVKARVAVEAGIGLTWHRYVGDAGRIVSLEHFGASADGKVLFREFGFTAENVAAKARESIAAAQR; encoded by the coding sequence GTGAGCACCAAGCCGACCACCACAGACCTTGAGTGGACCGACCTGGACCAGCGGGCCGTGGACACCGCCCGTGTCCTGGCCGCCGACGCCGTACAGAAGGTCGGCAACGGCCATCCCGGTACGGCGATGAGCCTGGCGCCGGCCGCCTACACCCTCTTCCAGAAGGTGATGCGGCACGACCCGGCCGACCCGGAGTGGGTGGGGCGCGACCGTTTCGTGCTGTCCGCCGGCCACTCGTCCCTGACCCTCTACACCCAGCTCTACCTGGCCGGCTTCGGCCTGGAGCTGGAGGACCTGGAGTCCTTCCGCACCTGGGGTTCGAAGACCCCGGGCCACCCGGAGTACGGGCACACCAAGGGCGTGGAGACCACCACCGGTCCGCTCGGCCAGGGTGTCGCCAACGCGGTGGGCATGGCGATGGCCGCCCGCTACGAGCGCGGCCTGTTCGACCCGGACGCGCCGCAGGGCGAGTCCCCCTTCGACCACTTCATCTACTGCATCGCTGGTGACGGCTGCCTCCAGGAGGGCATCTCCGCCGAGGCCTCCTCGCTCGCCGGCCACCAGAAGCTCGGCAACCTGATCCTGCTGTGGGACGACAACCACATCTCGATCGAGGGCGACACCGAGACGGCCGTCTCCGAGGACACCGTCAAGCGCTACGAGGCCTACGGCTGGCATGTGCAGCGCGTCGAGGCCCAGGACGACGGCGACCTGGACCCGCAGGCGATCTTCGCCGCGATCCAGGAGGCCAAGAAGGTCACGGACAAGCCGTCCTTCATCGCGATGCGCTCGATCATCGCCTGGCCGGCCCCGAACGCCCAGAACACCGAGGCCGCGCACGGCTCGGCGCTGGGCGAGGAGGAGGTCGCGGCCACCAAGCGCGTCCTCGGCTTCGACCCCGAGCAGCACTTCGCCGTCGAGGACGAGGTCATCACCCACACCCGCAGGGCCCTGGAGCGCGGCGCGCAGGCGAAGGCCGAGTGGGAGAAGTCCCTGCAGCTGTGGCGGGACGACAACCCGGAGCGCGGCGCCGAGTTCGACCGCATCAGCAAGGGTGAGCTGCCCACCGGCTGGGAGGAGAAGATCCCGGTCTTCGAGCCGGGCAAGGGCATCGCCACGCGTGCCGCCTCCGGCAAGGTGCTGCAGGCGCTCGGCGCGGTGGTCCCCGAGCTGTGGGGCGGCTCCGCCGACCTCGCCGGCTCGAACAACACGACCATCGACAAGGACAGCTCGTTCCTGCCCGAGGGCAACCCGCTGCCCGAGGCCAAGCCGTACGGCCGTACGATCCACTTCGGCATCCGCGAGCATTCCATGGGCGCGGAGATGAACGGCATCACGCTGCACGGCAACACCCGTGTCTACGGCGGTACGTTCCTCGTCTTCTCCGACTACATGCGCAACGCGGTGCGGCTGTCGGCCCTGATGCACCTGCCGGTGACGTACGTGTGGACGCACGACTCCATCGGTCTCGGTGAGGACGGCCCGACGCACCAGCCGGTCGAGCACCTGGCCTCGCTGCGCGCGATCCCCGGTCTGAACGTGGTCCGCCCGGCGGACGCCAACGAGACCGCCATCGCCTGGCGCGAGATCCTCAAGCGCTACACCAAGGAGTTCGGCAAGGGCCAGCCGCACGGCCTCGCGCTCACCCGCCAGGGCGTGCCGACGTACGAGCCCAACGAGGATGCCGCGCGCGGTGGTTACGTGCTGTTCGAGGCCGAGGGCGGCCAGCCGCAGGTGATCCTGATCGCCACCGGTTCCGAGGTGCACGTGGCCGTCGAGGCGCGTGAGCGGCTGCAGGCCGAGGGCGTTCCCACGCGTGTCGTGTCGATGCCGTCCGTCGAGTGGTTCGAGGAGCAGGACCAGGGGTACCGGGACTCCGTGCTCCCGCCGTCCGTCAAGGCCCGCGTGGCCGTGGAGGCGGGCATCGGGCTGACCTGGCACCGCTACGTCGGGGACGCCGGCCGCATCGTTTCCCTGGAGCACTTCGGTGCTTCCGCCGACGGCAAGGTGCTCTTCCGCGAGTTCGGCTTCACTGCCGAGAATGTGGCTGCCAAGGCCCGGGAATCCATCGCCGCCGCCCAGCGCTGA
- a CDS encoding ABC transporter permease subunit, translating to IALLFVFPALLLLGALVVYPVLFSVGRSFFDASGTRFVGGDNYAEMFRDPATLKAIRNTTLWVVVAPALLTGLGLILAVLVEKVRWATAFKLLLFMPMAVSFLAAGIIFRLAYDQDPGKGVLNAAVVSVHDAFKGTSTYPTARGREGLLTQDRDGSYRTTASAGHSVTLPMVGVLPEDLPKNASPAYPAAGRTAAPGELRGVVYLDFTPGGGGRQGKVDPKESGLPGMKVEAVRDGGTVASTTTAADGSFTFSGLRAGSYTVKLPESNFAPPYQGVSWLGPTLVTPAIIGAYLWIWTGFAMVLIGAGLSTLPRDTLEAARMDGANEWQIFRKITVPLLAPVLTVVFVTLVINVMKVFDLVYIIAPGPVQEDATVLATQMWLVSFGGGNNQGLGSALGVLLLLLVIPAMVFNVRRFRQSQR from the coding sequence ATAGCCCTGCTCTTCGTCTTCCCCGCGCTGCTCCTGCTCGGCGCGCTCGTCGTCTACCCGGTGCTGTTCTCCGTCGGCCGCAGCTTCTTCGACGCCTCCGGCACCCGGTTCGTGGGCGGCGACAACTACGCCGAGATGTTCCGCGACCCGGCGACCCTGAAGGCCATCCGCAACACCACCCTCTGGGTGGTCGTGGCCCCGGCCCTGCTCACCGGCCTCGGCCTGATCCTTGCGGTCCTGGTGGAGAAGGTCCGCTGGGCCACCGCCTTCAAGCTCCTGCTCTTCATGCCGATGGCGGTGTCCTTCCTCGCCGCCGGCATCATCTTCCGCCTCGCCTACGACCAGGACCCGGGCAAGGGCGTGCTGAACGCGGCCGTGGTCTCCGTCCACGACGCCTTCAAGGGCACGTCCACGTATCCGACGGCCCGCGGCCGCGAGGGCCTGCTGACCCAGGACCGGGACGGCTCGTACCGTACGACCGCCTCCGCCGGCCACTCGGTGACACTCCCGATGGTCGGCGTGCTGCCCGAGGACCTGCCCAAGAACGCCTCGCCCGCCTACCCGGCGGCCGGCCGCACCGCCGCGCCCGGCGAGCTGCGCGGTGTCGTCTACCTGGACTTCACCCCCGGCGGAGGCGGCAGACAGGGCAAGGTCGACCCGAAGGAGAGCGGGCTGCCCGGCATGAAGGTCGAGGCGGTGCGGGACGGCGGCACGGTTGCCAGCACGACGACCGCCGCCGACGGCTCCTTCACCTTCTCCGGGCTGCGCGCGGGCTCGTACACGGTGAAACTCCCGGAATCCAACTTCGCCCCGCCCTATCAGGGCGTCTCCTGGCTCGGACCCACGCTCGTCACCCCGGCGATCATCGGCGCGTACCTGTGGATCTGGACCGGCTTCGCCATGGTGCTGATCGGAGCGGGTCTGTCCACCCTGCCCCGGGACACGCTGGAGGCCGCGCGGATGGACGGTGCGAACGAGTGGCAGATCTTCCGCAAGATCACCGTGCCGCTGCTCGCACCCGTGCTCACCGTGGTCTTCGTGACCCTCGTGATCAATGTGATGAAGGTCTTCGACCTCGTCTACATCATCGCGCCCGGACCGGTGCAGGAGGACGCCACGGTGCTGGCCACACAGATGTGGCTGGTCTCCTTCGGCGGCGGCAACAACCAGGGCCTCGGCAGCGCCCTCGGAGTGCTGCTCCTGCTCCTGGTGATCCCCGCGATGGTGTTCAACGTCCGCCGCTTCCGACAGAGCCAACGATGA